One Streptomyces sp. RPA4-2 genomic window carries:
- a CDS encoding TauD/TfdA family dioxygenase — protein MAGTGVATPHPVLDKPLIRFGKRILERTAPGTDPGEYRILGIHPLTPHIGAEITGVDLSQPIGADLADELRQALLEWKVIFFRDQRDFGPEDHAAIAGLWGEPEANPFFPTGDRAGVSRLAKDAMAVGTENIWHSDHSFMAAPALGSVLRAVEIPASGGDTLWADMGAAYDNLPDATKQRIEGLTAEHDWVPTWGATMAQDQIAALRQTMPAVEHPVVVRHPVTGRRLLYVNEPFATRIVGLDEEEGRELLHELVLQARIPEYQVRFRWQPDSVAIWDNIAVQHYAINDYYPQRRVMERIAIAGVPLS, from the coding sequence ATGGCCGGCACCGGCGTCGCGACGCCCCACCCTGTTCTCGACAAGCCACTGATCCGGTTCGGCAAGCGCATCCTGGAGCGCACCGCACCTGGCACGGATCCGGGCGAGTACCGGATCCTGGGCATTCACCCGCTCACCCCGCACATCGGCGCCGAGATCACGGGCGTGGACCTCTCCCAGCCGATCGGCGCGGACCTGGCCGACGAACTCCGCCAGGCGCTGCTGGAGTGGAAGGTGATCTTCTTCCGCGACCAGCGGGACTTCGGCCCGGAGGACCACGCCGCGATCGCCGGGCTCTGGGGCGAGCCGGAGGCCAACCCCTTCTTCCCCACGGGCGACCGAGCCGGCGTCTCCCGGTTGGCCAAGGACGCCATGGCCGTGGGCACCGAGAACATCTGGCACAGCGACCACTCGTTCATGGCGGCCCCGGCCCTTGGTTCGGTACTGCGCGCCGTCGAGATCCCGGCCTCCGGCGGGGACACCCTGTGGGCCGACATGGGCGCCGCCTACGACAACCTCCCCGACGCGACGAAGCAGCGGATCGAGGGCCTCACGGCCGAACACGACTGGGTGCCCACCTGGGGCGCGACGATGGCTCAGGACCAGATCGCCGCGCTGCGGCAGACCATGCCGGCAGTCGAGCACCCCGTGGTGGTCCGGCATCCGGTGACCGGGCGCCGGCTGCTGTACGTCAACGAACCGTTCGCCACGCGCATCGTCGGACTGGACGAGGAAGAGGGCCGCGAGCTGCTCCACGAACTCGTGCTGCAGGCCCGGATCCCCGAGTACCAGGTGCGCTTCCGCTGGCAGCCGGACTCCGTCGCGATCTGGGACAACATCGCGGTCCAGCACTACGCGATCAACGACTACTACCCGCAACGCCGCGTCATGGAACGCATCGCGATCGCCGGGGTCCCGCTCTCCTGA
- a CDS encoding MFS transporter — MRSPRHRAWVVTALLVVFMMINFADKSVLGLAADPIRKDLGLSSSAFGLASSAFFLLFSICGAAVGLLADRVRPKWLLLAMAALWSVAQAPLAMGGGLAVLITSRVLLGAAEGPAFPVAQQTTLSWFPNHRRNLPGALIVLGITLGVLIAAPVLTWVIHDHGWRSAVTVVALAGTVWALLWIPLGGEGPYAAASDDDSPATADSGEATGTATVKGAGTRMGPAAHRTPYRRILATRTWIGATIAYFGTYWVIAFGLVWLPSYLHDGLGYSSAASARLLMLVWGLSGVVVLGQAGVAGWLLRSGITSRRARGGLGGILLLIGAAACLALPSAPAGAATVALLVIGFGLTGAMGSIAVTTVAELAPAHRRGGALGLMNAVVTTAGLIAPTLIGSLVDTQGAAGYQHAVLITGALLLIGGTAAITLIDPSRDARLLSA, encoded by the coding sequence GTGAGGAGCCCCCGACACCGCGCATGGGTCGTCACCGCGCTGCTGGTCGTCTTCATGATGATCAATTTCGCCGACAAGTCCGTGCTCGGCCTCGCGGCCGATCCGATCCGCAAGGACCTCGGCCTGTCCTCGTCCGCCTTCGGACTCGCCAGCAGCGCCTTCTTCCTGCTGTTCTCGATCTGCGGCGCCGCGGTGGGACTGCTCGCGGACCGCGTGCGGCCCAAGTGGCTGCTGCTCGCGATGGCCGCTTTGTGGTCCGTCGCCCAGGCTCCTCTGGCCATGGGCGGAGGGCTCGCCGTGCTCATCACCTCACGTGTTCTCCTCGGTGCCGCCGAGGGGCCCGCCTTCCCCGTCGCTCAGCAGACCACCCTGTCCTGGTTCCCCAACCACCGACGCAACCTGCCCGGCGCTCTGATCGTGCTGGGGATCACCTTGGGAGTCCTGATCGCCGCTCCCGTACTGACGTGGGTGATCCACGACCACGGCTGGCGCTCGGCCGTCACCGTGGTGGCGCTCGCCGGAACGGTGTGGGCGCTGCTGTGGATCCCCCTCGGCGGAGAGGGACCGTACGCCGCCGCGTCGGACGATGACTCCCCGGCCACGGCCGACTCCGGTGAGGCAACGGGGACGGCAACGGTCAAGGGGGCCGGAACCAGGATGGGCCCGGCCGCGCACAGGACGCCGTACCGCCGGATCCTCGCGACCCGTACCTGGATCGGTGCCACGATCGCCTATTTCGGCACCTATTGGGTCATCGCCTTCGGCCTGGTCTGGCTTCCCTCCTACCTCCACGACGGACTCGGCTATTCCTCGGCCGCGTCCGCCCGGCTGTTGATGCTGGTCTGGGGTCTGAGTGGCGTCGTGGTGCTCGGACAGGCAGGCGTGGCCGGATGGCTGCTGCGCAGTGGCATCACGAGCCGACGGGCCCGCGGCGGGCTCGGCGGCATCCTTCTGCTCATAGGCGCCGCGGCGTGCCTGGCCCTGCCGTCGGCTCCAGCCGGTGCGGCGACGGTCGCGCTCCTGGTCATCGGTTTCGGGCTCACCGGAGCGATGGGCAGCATCGCCGTCACCACCGTCGCGGAACTGGCCCCGGCCCACCGCCGCGGCGGGGCCCTGGGCCTCATGAACGCCGTGGTGACCACCGCCGGCCTCATTGCCCCGACACTGATCGGGAGCCTTGTGGACACCCAGGGAGCAGCGGGCTACCAGCACGCTGTCCTGATCACCGGTGCACTGCTCCTGATCGGCGGAACCGCCGCCATCACGCTCATCGACCCATCTCGCGACGCGCGCCTGCTGTCCGCGTGA
- a CDS encoding aldehyde dehydrogenase family protein, with product MNSSDLSTSSLDRAVKELRENAGSWSATPLTRRIALLERLLPRVASGAAELAAVGALAKGYAPDSPWTAEDWSGGPWALAQNAAAYLHVLRRIARGEGPVDPSAVREEDGRTKVGVFPATGWDRLLLNGFTAQVWMSPGTTAEQVRDRAAGEYRGRPGRPAVALVLGAGNVAAITALDVLHKLYVEGQVVIAKLNPVNAYLRPHFERIFTDFVARGWVRFVDGGAAEGGYLTRHEGIDAIHVTGSDRTHDAIVWGTDEAAERRRRADQPLVTKPFSSELGGVSPCIVAPGPWSDADFRFQAEHIVTSKMNNSGHNCIASQVLVVPRDWDSTERLLDEIRRVLRELPARADYYPGTDRRLAAVLAAHPQAETHGDGSRLLVPDITEHDDVLITEEVFGSALGVVRLPGATTAEFLRHAVDFSNNTLPGTLGATLIVHPRTEKTDGPTVQTAIAGLRYGTLGVNCWSGVGFLLGFTPWGAFPGHTRQDIGSGTGFVHNAFMLENIEKTVLRAPFTPAPRGLLTGDPSLSPRPPYFVTNRTALTTVERVTRFTAAPSVWKVPGILASALRG from the coding sequence GTGAATTCCAGTGACCTCAGCACCTCCTCCCTCGATCGGGCCGTCAAGGAGTTGCGCGAAAACGCCGGGTCCTGGTCGGCCACCCCGCTCACCAGACGCATCGCCCTGCTGGAACGGCTGCTGCCCCGCGTGGCGTCCGGCGCCGCAGAACTGGCCGCGGTCGGCGCTCTCGCCAAGGGGTACGCCCCCGACTCCCCGTGGACCGCCGAGGACTGGAGCGGAGGACCGTGGGCCCTGGCGCAGAACGCCGCAGCCTATCTCCACGTACTGCGACGCATCGCCCGTGGCGAGGGCCCCGTCGACCCCAGTGCCGTGCGCGAGGAGGACGGCCGCACCAAGGTCGGCGTCTTCCCCGCCACCGGCTGGGACCGGCTGCTGCTCAACGGCTTCACGGCCCAGGTGTGGATGAGCCCCGGTACCACCGCCGAGCAGGTACGCGACCGCGCCGCGGGCGAGTACCGGGGCCGGCCTGGACGCCCCGCCGTGGCCCTGGTGCTCGGCGCCGGAAATGTCGCCGCCATCACCGCGCTCGACGTCCTGCACAAGCTCTACGTCGAGGGCCAGGTCGTCATCGCCAAACTGAACCCGGTCAACGCCTATCTGCGCCCCCACTTCGAGCGCATCTTCACCGATTTCGTCGCACGCGGCTGGGTCCGGTTCGTCGACGGCGGCGCGGCCGAAGGCGGTTACCTCACCCGCCACGAGGGCATCGACGCCATCCACGTCACCGGCAGCGACCGAACCCACGACGCCATCGTCTGGGGCACCGACGAGGCCGCAGAACGGCGCCGACGCGCCGACCAGCCCCTGGTCACCAAGCCCTTCAGCAGTGAACTGGGCGGTGTCAGCCCGTGCATCGTGGCGCCCGGGCCGTGGAGCGACGCCGACTTCCGCTTCCAGGCCGAGCACATCGTCACCAGCAAGATGAACAACTCCGGCCACAATTGCATCGCCAGCCAGGTCCTGGTCGTGCCGCGTGACTGGGACAGCACCGAGCGGCTCCTGGACGAGATCCGGCGGGTACTGCGCGAGCTGCCTGCACGTGCCGACTACTACCCCGGCACCGACCGCCGCCTGGCCGCCGTTCTCGCCGCCCACCCACAGGCGGAGACCCACGGCGACGGCTCCCGGCTCTTGGTCCCCGACATCACCGAGCACGACGACGTCCTGATCACCGAGGAGGTCTTCGGAAGCGCCCTGGGCGTCGTACGACTGCCCGGCGCGACCACGGCCGAATTCCTGCGGCACGCCGTCGACTTCTCCAACAACACCCTCCCCGGAACCCTCGGCGCCACCCTGATCGTCCACCCCAGGACCGAGAAGACCGACGGGCCGACGGTGCAGACGGCCATCGCCGGCCTGCGCTACGGCACCCTGGGCGTCAACTGCTGGTCCGGGGTGGGCTTCCTGCTCGGCTTCACCCCCTGGGGCGCCTTCCCCGGCCACACCCGCCAGGACATCGGCAGCGGCACCGGGTTCGTGCACAACGCGTTCATGCTCGAGAACATCGAAAAGACCGTACTGCGTGCCCCCTTCACACCCGCTCCACGCGGTCTGCTCACGGGCGATCCCTCGCTGTCCCCGCGTCCGCCGTACTTCGTCACCAACCGCACCGCACTGACCACCGTCGAACGAGTCACACGCTTCACCGCCGCACCGAGCGTGTGGAAAGTGCCCGGCATCCTCGCCTCCGCGCTGCGCGGCTGA
- a CDS encoding peptidase inhibitor family I36 protein: MLIRSRLARFTATAVVAVGAMTASTAVPASAAPAAFPIDKTECPSHYFCAWHVQDNSYSQMCKWKDPVPSWFNCSWVADGKFTYAVYNNGTSGAGVTMYREVGYVSAIGGCVSKGEFVHLANNYSPHSSKWDC; this comes from the coding sequence ATGCTGATCCGCTCACGCCTGGCACGGTTTACCGCAACGGCCGTCGTCGCCGTCGGGGCAATGACCGCCTCGACCGCAGTTCCGGCGTCGGCAGCGCCGGCTGCCTTCCCCATCGACAAAACCGAATGCCCCAGCCACTACTTCTGCGCCTGGCACGTTCAGGACAATTCCTACTCGCAGATGTGCAAGTGGAAGGACCCGGTTCCCTCCTGGTTCAACTGCTCATGGGTGGCGGACGGTAAGTTCACCTACGCCGTCTACAACAACGGCACCTCGGGGGCGGGAGTGACGATGTACCGGGAGGTCGGCTACGTCAGCGCCATTGGCGGCTGCGTCTCGAAGGGCGAGTTTGTCCATCTCGCGAACAACTACAGCCCTCATTCGTCCAAGTGGGACTGCTGA
- a CDS encoding peptidase inhibitor family I36 protein yields the protein MPRKLAIGSFLGAAALVLTALAVADTAEAADCPSGALCSYTSTYESGSRGAIYGDNTDLTGFSQFRGAESLWNAGTSCNVRVYSERNYTGHYWTLARGTGMYSLNDVANNPEWGTALYHHVYSDNWCV from the coding sequence ATGCCCAGGAAGCTCGCCATCGGTTCCTTCCTGGGCGCCGCAGCACTCGTCCTGACCGCGCTGGCGGTGGCAGACACCGCCGAAGCCGCAGATTGCCCCTCCGGGGCGCTGTGTTCCTACACCTCGACGTACGAATCCGGGTCACGCGGCGCGATCTACGGGGACAACACGGACCTCACCGGCTTCTCCCAGTTCCGTGGGGCCGAGTCTCTGTGGAACGCCGGTACCTCCTGCAATGTACGGGTCTACAGCGAGCGCAACTACACGGGCCACTACTGGACATTGGCCCGCGGCACGGGCATGTACTCGCTTAACGACGTGGCCAACAACCCGGAATGGGGAACGGCTTTGTACCACCACGTCTACTCAGACAACTGGTGCGTATGA
- a CDS encoding WD40 repeat domain-containing protein — protein MPRAERPLADDDGLLTAFAADLRRLRAEAGSPPYRELARRAHYSSTTLADAAAGRRLPSLAVALAYVRACDGDPAEWETRWRSTAAELAAEAPAEALDSLDDERRSPYAGLAAFQPQDAERFFGRERLTDDLVTRVRDHRFLAVFGASGSGKSSLLRAGLLPRADAITTGKGEWRTVLLVPGPHPLEECAARLAALSGGSATALSEELQEKPRALHMTVLQILADRPEDSELLLIVDQFEETFTLCTSTRERAAFIEALTTAAQAANSRTRVVIGVRADFYARCSEHPELVEALRDTQLLVGPMTTDELRRAISQPAVQADCTVETPLLARVVADATGQPNALPLVSHALRETWRRRRGNTLTLAGYEAAGGIRHALAQTAETVFASLTFSQQHLARAVFLRLVALGEGADDTKRRVARAELDALVHPGTQAVLDALAQARLVTLDTGTVEITHEALLQAWPRLAGWLNEDRAGLLTHQRLAEAATTWEREHKDPGLLHRGGQLATAAEWAERHRGDLLLSERVQDFLTASLRQQRRAGHLRRAAVAVLAVLAVLASTAAVVAFQQRGAARAERDVAISREITARSEQVESNDSSLAARLSLAAYRLRPSPELYTRLLSTENTPLATTLTGHTETVFAVAYSPDRRTLATAGTDGTVHLWDVSDSARPRALGKPLRDHIGWVYWLAFSPDGRTLAAAGRDRAVRLWNVTNPAHPAVWGPPLRGHTSYVFSVSFSADGRILATASYDHTLRLWNVSDPAHATPIGHAVTGHVGAVASATFSPRGRVLASAGHDHTIHLWDIADPAEPKPLGSPMRGHKDTVYAVAFSPDGRTLASVSNDHTVRLWDVSRPTHATPLGPALTGHTDSVYAVAFSPDGKTLATAGADHTIRLWNVTDPQHPSALGEPLTGHTDYVYWLAFSPDGRTLASASRDHTVRLWHLPGTRLATPGPLDAVAFSPCGHLLATGGSDQGTKLWDVTDPALPRALAALAGTEGTVSSVDFSPNGRVLATSGADGAVRLWDVADPRRARRLRVMGGHKGPVMRVVFSPNGRVLATASADHTIRLWNVTDPGRARALGVLQGHTDSVEALAFSPDGHVLASAGSDDTLRLWNTSNPAQPRLFRPAVQTDSGGIRAAAFSPDGHTLATASADHTVRLWNVTDPAHFARAGQPLTGHSSFVDALTFSPDGRVLATGGDDRTVRLWDVSHPEHATAIGSALTGHGGPVNDTAFSPDGRVLATVADDRTLQLTRVSVGVAVQRICVTTHSALTPQQWQQYLPDLPFRSLC, from the coding sequence GTGCCGCGAGCCGAGCGTCCGTTGGCGGACGACGATGGCCTGCTGACCGCCTTTGCGGCAGACCTGCGGCGATTACGGGCCGAGGCGGGAAGTCCGCCCTACCGTGAGTTGGCCCGTCGGGCGCACTACTCGTCCACGACCCTCGCGGACGCCGCCGCGGGGCGCAGACTCCCGAGCCTGGCTGTCGCCCTCGCTTACGTACGGGCCTGTGACGGTGATCCGGCCGAGTGGGAGACGCGGTGGCGGTCGACCGCCGCGGAATTGGCGGCCGAGGCACCGGCCGAGGCGCTCGATTCCCTGGACGACGAACGCCGGAGCCCCTACGCGGGGCTCGCGGCGTTTCAGCCGCAAGACGCCGAACGGTTCTTCGGACGCGAACGCCTGACCGACGATCTGGTCACCCGCGTCCGTGACCATCGCTTCCTCGCGGTGTTCGGAGCCTCCGGCTCGGGCAAGTCGTCCCTGTTGCGGGCCGGCCTGCTGCCCAGGGCCGATGCCATCACAACAGGGAAAGGCGAATGGCGCACAGTACTGCTCGTCCCGGGCCCCCATCCGCTGGAGGAGTGCGCCGCACGACTGGCCGCGTTGAGCGGCGGATCAGCCACCGCCCTGTCCGAGGAGCTACAGGAAAAGCCCCGCGCCCTGCACATGACCGTTCTGCAGATCCTCGCCGACCGGCCCGAGGACAGCGAACTCCTATTGATCGTCGACCAGTTCGAGGAGACCTTCACCCTCTGCACCAGCACACGGGAACGGGCCGCATTCATCGAGGCACTGACCACCGCAGCCCAGGCTGCCAACAGCCGCACCCGCGTCGTGATCGGCGTCCGGGCCGACTTCTACGCCCGCTGCTCCGAACACCCGGAGCTTGTCGAGGCGCTGCGCGACACGCAGTTGCTCGTCGGCCCGATGACCACCGACGAACTGCGCCGGGCCATCAGCCAACCCGCCGTACAGGCCGATTGCACGGTCGAAACCCCGCTGCTGGCCCGCGTTGTCGCCGATGCCACCGGCCAGCCCAACGCCCTGCCGCTGGTCTCGCACGCCTTGCGCGAGACCTGGCGGCGCCGACGCGGCAACACCCTCACCCTGGCCGGTTACGAAGCCGCCGGCGGCATCCGACATGCTCTCGCGCAGACAGCCGAAACCGTCTTCGCCAGCCTGACGTTTTCCCAACAGCACCTGGCCCGCGCCGTCTTCCTGCGGCTCGTCGCCCTCGGCGAGGGGGCTGACGACACCAAACGACGCGTGGCGCGCGCCGAATTGGACGCCCTCGTTCACCCCGGCACCCAGGCCGTTCTGGACGCGCTGGCCCAGGCCCGCCTCGTCACACTGGACACCGGCACCGTCGAGATCACCCACGAGGCTCTGCTCCAAGCGTGGCCGCGGCTGGCCGGCTGGCTGAACGAGGACCGGGCAGGACTGCTCACCCACCAGCGGTTGGCGGAAGCCGCAACCACCTGGGAGCGCGAGCACAAGGATCCGGGCCTGCTCCACCGCGGCGGTCAGCTGGCCACAGCTGCCGAATGGGCCGAACGTCACCGCGGCGACCTCCTTCTCAGCGAACGAGTCCAGGACTTCCTGACGGCGTCCCTCCGGCAGCAACGCCGGGCCGGTCACCTGCGCCGAGCAGCAGTCGCCGTACTGGCCGTCCTGGCGGTCCTGGCCTCAACGGCCGCCGTCGTCGCGTTCCAGCAGCGCGGCGCCGCACGGGCGGAGCGTGATGTCGCCATATCCCGCGAGATCACGGCCCGGTCCGAGCAGGTGGAGAGCAACGACAGCTCGCTGGCCGCACGTCTCAGCCTGGCCGCCTACCGGCTGCGGCCCTCACCCGAGCTCTACACCAGGCTCCTCAGCACCGAGAACACGCCCCTCGCGACCACGTTGACCGGCCACACCGAGACCGTTTTCGCCGTGGCGTACAGTCCTGACCGGCGCACCCTGGCCACCGCGGGTACCGACGGCACCGTGCACCTGTGGGACGTCAGCGACTCCGCCCGCCCCAGAGCACTCGGCAAACCCCTCAGGGACCACATCGGCTGGGTGTACTGGTTGGCCTTCAGCCCCGACGGCCGCACTCTGGCGGCCGCGGGCCGCGACCGGGCGGTACGGTTGTGGAACGTCACCAATCCCGCTCATCCCGCAGTGTGGGGCCCGCCCTTGAGGGGGCACACCAGTTACGTGTTCTCCGTGTCGTTCAGCGCCGACGGCCGGATCCTCGCCACCGCGAGCTACGACCACACGCTACGGCTGTGGAACGTGTCCGACCCCGCGCACGCCACGCCCATCGGTCACGCCGTGACCGGACATGTAGGGGCGGTCGCCTCGGCAACGTTCAGCCCTAGAGGGCGCGTGCTCGCCAGCGCCGGCCACGACCACACCATCCACCTTTGGGACATCGCGGACCCGGCCGAGCCCAAGCCTCTCGGCTCTCCGATGAGGGGCCACAAGGACACGGTCTACGCGGTCGCCTTCAGCCCTGACGGCCGCACGCTCGCCAGTGTCAGCAATGACCACACCGTACGCCTTTGGGACGTGTCCCGCCCCACGCACGCCACCCCACTGGGCCCTGCGCTGACCGGCCACACCGACTCCGTGTACGCCGTGGCGTTCAGCCCCGACGGAAAGACCCTCGCCACCGCCGGAGCCGACCACACCATACGGCTGTGGAACGTCACCGACCCCCAGCATCCATCGGCCCTCGGCGAACCGCTGACCGGTCACACCGACTACGTCTACTGGCTGGCCTTCAGCCCGGACGGCCGTACGCTCGCCAGTGCCTCCCGTGATCACACGGTACGACTGTGGCATCTTCCCGGTACTCGTCTGGCTACCCCAGGTCCCCTCGACGCCGTCGCCTTCAGCCCCTGTGGTCATCTTCTGGCCACCGGGGGCAGCGACCAGGGCACGAAGCTCTGGGATGTCACCGATCCCGCGCTTCCCAGAGCACTGGCTGCGCTGGCGGGCACTGAAGGCACCGTCTCCAGCGTGGACTTCAGCCCGAACGGCCGCGTGCTGGCCACGTCCGGAGCCGACGGCGCCGTGCGCCTGTGGGACGTCGCCGACCCCCGTCGAGCCAGGCGCCTGCGGGTGATGGGCGGGCACAAGGGCCCGGTCATGCGCGTGGTGTTCAGCCCGAACGGCCGCGTGCTGGCCACCGCGAGCGCCGACCACACCATACGGCTGTGGAACGTCACCGATCCGGGGCGTGCTCGTGCTCTGGGCGTCCTGCAGGGCCACACCGACAGCGTCGAGGCGCTGGCGTTCAGCCCGGACGGACACGTTCTGGCCAGCGCGGGCTCCGATGACACGCTACGTCTGTGGAACACGTCGAATCCGGCACAGCCCCGGCTGTTCCGGCCGGCCGTACAGACCGACAGCGGCGGCATTCGCGCCGCAGCCTTCAGCCCGGACGGGCATACCCTCGCCACTGCGAGCGCCGACCACACCGTACGGCTGTGGAACGTCACCGACCCTGCCCACTTCGCACGGGCGGGCCAGCCGCTCACCGGCCATTCCAGCTTCGTCGACGCCCTCACCTTCAGCCCGGACGGACGTGTCCTGGCCACCGGTGGCGACGACCGGACCGTGCGCCTGTGGGACGTATCTCATCCGGAACATGCCACCGCCATCGGCTCGGCCCTGACCGGTCACGGCGGACCCGTCAACGACACGGCGTTCAGCCCAGACGGGCGTGTCCTGGCAACCGTCGCCGACGACCGCACCCTTCAGCTGACGCGCGTCAGCGTCGGGGTAGCCGTCCAACGGATCTGCGTCACCACCCACAGCGCCCTTACACCGCAGCAATGGCAGCAATACCTGCCCGATCTGCCGTTCCGGTCCCTGTGCTGA
- a CDS encoding SWIM zinc finger family protein → MSPSTPGPRRVPTRGKRAFAATWWGQAWVTALEDSTLDSGRLSRGRTYARQGMVGSVTVAPGQVKAAVQGSRPRPYRSAVHLPVLTDAQWDTLLDAIAARAGHLAALLDGEMPAELVDDAGQAGVPLLPQPTELDPECSCPDWGYPCKHAAALCYAIAATIDADPFVVFALRGRVREEVLAQLRARRTAAQAPSTPPARAGLPAVSAYAAWAALAEHTPPLPDLPEPAPHTAALPAAPPPGTGLSTADLERLMADTATRAAQLLTGDTTSLHLSQHEDAARIAASNCGPDWFHHLIQNTGAKPTAFARLTRAWRYGGPIGITVAEQPRTPDPAAMTGARTALTEALTEMTTTPVALRAWRNRLTLTDHGIQLRLGPDTRWYPYLQDDDGDWWPAAPVDPDPVAALTSVWQTGR, encoded by the coding sequence ATGAGCCCCTCGACCCCCGGCCCGCGCCGCGTACCCACCCGCGGCAAGCGTGCCTTCGCCGCGACCTGGTGGGGCCAGGCATGGGTGACGGCCCTGGAGGACTCCACCCTGGACTCGGGGCGCCTGTCCCGCGGACGTACCTACGCCCGCCAGGGCATGGTCGGTTCCGTCACCGTCGCCCCCGGCCAGGTCAAAGCCGCCGTCCAGGGCAGCAGGCCCCGCCCCTACCGCTCCGCCGTCCACCTGCCCGTCCTCACCGACGCCCAGTGGGACACCCTCCTCGACGCCATCGCGGCCCGAGCCGGGCACCTCGCGGCGCTCCTCGACGGCGAGATGCCCGCCGAACTCGTCGACGACGCGGGCCAGGCAGGTGTCCCCCTGCTCCCGCAGCCCACCGAACTCGACCCCGAATGCTCCTGCCCCGACTGGGGCTACCCCTGCAAACACGCCGCCGCGCTCTGCTACGCCATCGCCGCCACCATCGACGCCGACCCCTTCGTGGTGTTCGCCCTGCGCGGCCGCGTACGGGAGGAGGTCCTGGCCCAGCTGCGCGCCCGCCGTACGGCCGCCCAGGCGCCCTCCACACCACCGGCCCGAGCGGGGCTCCCGGCCGTAAGCGCCTACGCGGCCTGGGCCGCCCTGGCCGAACACACTCCGCCTCTTCCCGACCTCCCCGAACCGGCCCCCCACACCGCCGCACTGCCCGCCGCCCCGCCGCCCGGCACCGGGCTGTCCACTGCGGACCTCGAACGCCTCATGGCGGATACCGCCACACGCGCCGCCCAGCTGCTCACCGGCGACACCACCAGCCTGCACCTGTCCCAGCACGAGGACGCGGCGCGGATCGCCGCGAGCAACTGCGGACCCGACTGGTTCCACCACCTCATCCAGAACACCGGTGCCAAACCGACCGCGTTCGCCCGCCTCACCCGCGCCTGGCGGTATGGCGGCCCGATCGGCATCACCGTCGCCGAACAGCCCCGCACCCCCGACCCGGCAGCGATGACAGGCGCCCGCACCGCCCTGACCGAGGCCCTCACCGAAATGACCACCACCCCGGTCGCCCTCAGGGCCTGGCGCAACCGCCTCACCCTCACCGACCACGGCATCCAACTGCGCCTGGGCCCCGACACCCGCTGGTACCCCTACCTCCAGGATGACGACGGCGACTGGTGGCCGGCAGCGCCGGTCGACCCCGACCCGGTCGCGGCGCTCACCTCCGTGTGGCAGACCGGGAGGTGA